In the genome of Plutella xylostella chromosome 6, ilPluXylo3.1, whole genome shotgun sequence, the window TATAAGCATCTGCTATTGAAAATATTGTTACTAATGTGATGCCAGAAATCTGTAAACAAGATAAAATTCAGAGACTTTTGACTTCATTATAATACAATGAGTTTGAATATCTGAATGTTATCTTATCAGAGTGAGATTATAGTTTCGAAGTAAGGAAATGGGTGAATGGGTTTAATGgtatttacctacttgtaGCATAATGTTTGTATGCACAGTGTGGTTGGTGATTAGTTGATTACACTATGTTTGTGTACTGTACAAAGTAGATGTGTGGTGGTACCTGTATGTGCGAGCCTCCTGCCCACCAGGGGGCTGTCGAGCAGCAGGCGGCGCAGCGACCAGCGGCCCAGCACGCCGCCGCCCCAGCCGcagccgccgccaccgccgccgccgctgcctcGTCGCATCTTCAATAACACTCACTCACAGCAACACCACTGACCTATCAACTGTTCATTAGTTCATTACACACTCAACTGTCCTTAAACACACGCTGCACTACCGTTAGGAAACATCGAGACGGCAGGTCCGACTGGTTCGCTTTGCACAACTGTCTGTTGAGTAATAGTGGAGGCGCAACGCATCGGCGAGAGAAAGTGCCGATAACTCCGCGGATCGTACGTGCCCGCGGCCCGAGCCCCGTTCTCTGATGCAGACTTTTGGTGGGGAAGATCTTATTGAGCATCCATTGTGTTGATGCTGAGCTGAGTAATGGTAACTTTCTGTGTCGATCACTAAACACTCGTCTAGCGACTGGCAGAAGTTATTCTGGGCCAATTATTTCACTTCTCCAGCTGCAGATTTCCTCAATAAAGTGccgtttaaaaaataaaatataaactggAAACTGGAACTCCACCAAAAACCCAACACGCAAGCCAAAAAAACGAAACCAAcagaatgaaatgaaattgaaAAGAGCGAGATGGACCGCAGCGATCGTCCGCCACTTCAACGTCAACAGTGTCAAatagattttgataaaattaatctgtgtgaaatgaaattaggtGGTCAGTCCTTCTTCTGAGTGTTAGCAGCCTTCCCGACTTTCGTGGACCACGCAATAAAATAGCAAAACAAGGTCAATAGGCCAACAAAACGTTAATTTATTACTTCTTTGGGGCCAACAAATCTCtcttttgtgtcagctgttcaaAGAgaccgttattattctgatgtGTAGAAATGAAACACAGATAACACAGACAGATCAATGTATTTGACACTGACACATATACGGACACGGGGCAAGGTTGCCGACATAGAAGTTTTCCCTCAAATAAAGGGTAGACAGGTTGATATTGGTGAAATGTACTGTTAGGTACTAAACTAGAGCTAAATTAAAGCctttttttaactttagttATTATGGTAGTTATAGTGTCCCACtgccactgctgggcaaaggttgAGTCCACAAAACATATCCCGGTTCTGTCCTACGTCCATCCACCCCGGCAATAATTTGTCAAGGTTAACCCGCCATCTCCGCCTTGGCCTGCCCCTACTCCAGACACCGTCAATTGGTACCTAGTTATTGGCGGCCTTCACACATCTTTGAGGGACCAGGGTGCGATGTGACTGGCCGGGACAAATTCAGGTTGGCGGTCTGTGCACCCAGCGGGCGTCAGCGATGCCAGTTAAGGAGCGCAGTGTTCACACACACACGGTCAATCCTGGAAATACCTAGAACGCTGCGCTCCATTGCTAGCTGGCAAAAAATATTGCTAGACAAAAATAGTTATAGCGTGTGTTTTCATTCAGTTCTGAGTCTATTATCCCTCAGAGCTTAGGGGCGTAAAGTATTtctataacaatataataattggTTGAATACCAAGGTATATCCTTCCAGTTTTTCCGAGGTTCGTCTCTCTGGTTTGGGCGTAGCCGTCGTCGGCGTCGTTGGCGACGCATAAAGGTGCCGACACACTAGAGGACGCGActgtcagccgcgactgaTAGTGTGTTGGTGTCTTAATACTAGTGCGTGGACGTGGATATTGAGAAAattcattattcattaaaagTCGGTACCCCAATGAATGGGGATCGTGACCATCATCAGTCAATGACAGCATTGTGGTTGGGCCGGGACAGTGTCCTCCAAGTGCTCCTGTCTGCAGCAGTGTGTAGAGCTTCGTGCAGGCGGAGTTGCAGATATGATTGGGTTTGGTCACACCATCTTGCAGGAGCACGACCCCTTCGTCTTTTCCCTTCCACTTTACCCATCAAAATGTGTTTTTCAAGGGATTCTGGGCCACTACGTGCGATATGCCCAAGAAATTTCAGCATGCGGGATCGGCAGATATCAGACAGGCGCACAGAGATTTTGAGCTCATTCAGGATTGATTCATTCCGTCTGAAGGCTGTCCATGGTATGCGCAACATCTTGCGCCAGATCCACATCTCAAATGCATCGATTCTTGTTTTTAGATTGGCCTTGATTGTCCATGTTTCGGAGCCGTACAAGAAAATAGGGAAGACAAGTGCGTGGACGAGTCTCACTTTGGTGCGCTTGGTGATATTTGTATTCTTCCATATTTTCTCAAGTTTGGTCATGGCGCTTTTAGCAATCTGGATTCGTCTTTTGATTTCTCTATCGCAATTTCCATCGTTAGTGATGAGAGATCCGAGATAATTGAAGTCGCTTACGCGGTCTAACGTGTTGAGGCGACTGCAGTTGGTCAGAACTTGTTCGCGGTCCACAATTAGCagtttggtttttgtcttgtTAATCCGCAACCCAAGTTTGGCACTTTCGCCTTCAATCCGGTCGAACAAGACGGCCATTTCTTCTTCGCTAGTGGCTACAAGGGTGGTGTCGTCCGCGTAACGGAGATTGTTAATCTTCCTTCCGCCGATGGATAAACCTCCCTCCCATCCTTCCAGCGCCGCTCGGACTATGTGTTCGCCGTAGATGTTGAACAGTTTGGGCGACAGAATACATCCCTGTCGGACGCCACGCTCCGGGCGTAGGGGTTTTGAGTATGTGTCGTCTAGACGAATCCTGGAATTGAGAAAAAGATAaggaaatattatttaaaaagttggTAACACGtaaaacgtagtgttcttttctctatgggTAACACTGGCGCTGGCGCGGGGGAGGAAAGAAGAGGGGCGGATTGAGATGAGATGAGAAATTGAAGAAAAATTTCGAAAAACAAACCGAGACAGTAACGAAGTATCTATTTATTACCTTTCTGAAAGTGaaatacaattttttatttaagctaAGAATCATACTTTCTGTTTTGGTTATAAATATTGGAatactttattataaataaaaatgttccgCAAGGGAATACCGGTGGTCATTTTCGTAATATTTCTCTGTTCTGTTTTGggcgaaaataaatattctcgCAATGCTAACgagaaaaagaagaagagtGACGTTGATTTCAGAACCCTCGAGAAGCCTTTCAGGATGAACAAGTTGAATATTTTGTGGACAAAAGCTCAGCATGTAAGTTTAGTTTTCTATCAAGTAAATTAACTTAGGTATTCTATTGCATTtcatgttttaattaaaccaCGTCAGGTTTCACCCAATCTACCAACTCACCACACTTCCATTTCATCCTAAATCCGATTTCAGCGTCTGACAGAGCCCAAGTTAAAGTCGCTATACAGTGACCTGATGATCCACGACAAGGAGGAGATCACACTGAAGCGTGTGAAGAGCGAGGGCGGGGACAAGGAGGGTCTGCGCGAGGCCGAGCTGCGCCGCAAGCTCACCAACATCATGGCCTCCTACAACCTACGAGAGCACTTCGATGACCACAAGCCTATGAAGGACAAGGAACATGCCGTAAGTACTACTCGAGTTCGAATTAACTGTGCACCTGACCAGCAATAAAAGCTAGTTAATATGACTACAGGTTTTTTTCACTCAGGTGCACAGTTAATAAATTTGCATGAGTAGTATATTCTTGTTAATTTTCGGACTTATTGAAGTTTACCTACCATTGTATGGATAGAAATAAGACCTCACTTTGTGTACCTGTAGCCAATTTTTCATGAGGGATGATTTGACATTTAAAGATCCTGAATGGATGTTATTGACCCATAATAATAGTCTAGACACCAAGATATAAGAATATGAAGTTATAACAAGAAATATGAAGTTCATTGGCATGCTTATCAACTTTAATTCTCAGTGCCCTAGATTATTGTTATCTCCATAAAATGAAATAGCAGTTTCTTAATGAatctgaaaattaaaaaatactaacttaCATTGGGTGAAACATTAAatccatattattatcacaATTACAGGCACACAACTCAGTGCTAGATGAACACATAAACAAAAGTCTTTTCAAAGACAAGAAGCTGAATGCGCTGTGGGCTAAAGCAGAGACATCCGGTTTCTCCGCTGAAGAGTTGCAAGCGCTGAAGCAAGAGTTCCAGCATCATCAGGACAAGATTGACCAGTACTATGACCTGCTGGAAACTGTTGATGACCCTAATGCTGATAAGGAGAAGGAGGCCTATATCAGTAAGCATAGCAGTACTaaactattattaaaaaaaaacaacaacctGAAAACTTCTGTCCCTTAGTAAGCAAAATTAAGTGGAGTTAAACTGAAATAAAACCAAAGATTACTGGACCCTCCCCGAAAACATAAAATCAGATAACAACAGAATGTTGATAGCTCTGAACcctgaataataataaagtctCACAAAACAAtttctaataatatttttgcttgCAGATGCTCTAGATCAGGAGGAAATGGAAAGGTACAATGACATCAAGTATCAAGTGGAAGAAGACAATCCATACAAAGACTTGTCCAATAAGGCAAATCTCATCCGTGACAAGCATCGCAGCTTGAGGGATGGACTTGACCGTTTACATAGGATTGCTGCTAAAGGTAAGCTTTTACAGCCAAATATGCATCTCTGAATCACATTCTGGGCTTTTCATATTGTATCTGCACAGTTCACTGCCTACTGAGTTTTGCTAGTTTTGCCGTCACTATCACTATACGCGAAGCGAGCCTAGTAACTACCGATACTTTGCCTAACGGGAACATAGCCTAACTAAAAGAATTATGTAACTaaggatattttgattaactaGTAAATTCCATTATGATAACATGACATTGTGAATTCCAGGCCCCAACAGCAAGGAGTTCATAGAGCCGAAGGTGCAAGGGCTGTGGAAGATGGCCGCCGCCTCCAACTTCACCGTCGAGGAACTGTCTTCTCTCAAGGTAACTCAATAATCTTAATGTATTGGACTGTTTTccacatacataaaatattagggGACTGTACTAAGTACTATGGACGCAGGGGACAGTTGACTATGTGTGCCAAAAAAATCTCCACATTCAACTACGGCACCGCTGGTTTTTTTATCTTGTCTCTTGTACTTGTATGTGGagaaatacaaacaatattacttcTTTAGGTGGAGTTGCAGCACTACGAGTCGCGGCTTCTGAAGCTGCGGCACCTACACATCGACCATGTAAGCAACAAGGAGAAATACCGTAGCAAGGttctttatgtttttatttatttttgcttttTCATACTGCTTTACCAGCTTCTGTGTAAGAATGGTGTAAGAGTAACATAGTGATTGATAGGACATGTTAAGAATGAAATTAGGAGGGAATAGTAAAGTTATAATAGTATATAATATGAGGAGCAATCTAGATGGTTCCGTAGTGAGTTTGACTGCTTTGCATGCCCATGTCCTGCAGTAGACTGTTGATGTGATGTGTCTGTTCCTTTTATGAGGaagaaaatatgtaaaatattatgttctgtATGAAGAGAAGAAAGTTGAGAAGATAGAGGATGAAAAGCCTGGATTAGATCTCTGCCTGCTTCAGCTTATGTgtgcattttattaattttgcaCTAGTTTTAGAACTTATTCTATACtcagataattttatttcatatactTACTATGTACTACTACTCCCTATCGACTCTACCTATGTCTCATGAAAACAAATTGAACTATTTTGAACACATCAGTTATGTGTGCTATATGTTTCAAATAATACCCCACAGTCTTCATAGTTACAGTATTTGCTCCAAAAATGTTGATACCAAACTTCACAATAACTATTTCTGATATACTTTGACTTACATTTTCACGCACACAATGTCTGTACTAACAGTTTCCCCTCCCcaggtggcggcggcgggcgacaAGATGGACCACTTCGACGAGCAGCAGCAGATGATCAAGAAGCACACCCGTAAGGTGGAGAAGATGCACGCCGACCTCGAGGGGAGGATCCTGCAGCGGCACTCCGAGTTGTAAACTGTTTTACTACTATTGGATTGtggggtcactttagcttgAGAAAGGAATGAGAGGTGTCTTGCAATCGGTGGTGAAACTTCGGTTTTCGTaaggtagagtgaccccgctgTTCACAAAACTGCGAATCGGCGCGCATGCGATCTCGCAACTTATGGAACATCTGCGAGTGGGAGGGAGATGTTTTTGTGATGCGACGTTCGCAGTTTTTTGTACCCTCTTTAGTAACTTCTAAAATAGTTATATTCCATATATAGGTTATTCCAGATGTTAATTTCTTGGTAGCAACTAAATAGAGCAGAGTATTTCCAGCTGTTTCATGCAGAACTTGAATATGTGGTTTAAATGATATTAGTAATTCCGTCTTCAATGGCAAAAGGAATACCATTTTTGAGTGTTGTCTCTAGTTAGTATTAGAACAAaaagatattaaattataaatggatCTGATTCatattttagtacttatacaTTCTGTTCTTACCTAAGTACATATCTTTTTATTTGTAAGCTATGagtgaatttattattagtaagtaggtatattttatattgcatTTATGTTTGTATAATTGTAGATAAGGTAAGAACAAAACCATATTATGTTTGTACAGCagctattttatgaatttgtctaaaatatatattttagttaatattttttaaatgccaaattttattaaaataaaagatatattttaagaaCAATTCTAGTTTTTATACCTTACACTCCCACATGCTGGTTCTGACaaaggttttttatttatgcgCCCTTACTTGCATTTTTTATCGTATCATTAAAATTTTGCATTTCTAAAATCATAACACGAGAATTATTTTGTCAACGGTTTATTTGCCTAAAACTTACCGTATATCTTGCTATAAATCATATTCGAGACACAATAAGTcctcaataataatttacttataaatatacattattacccaaataaacctaataaaaatgataattgAAAAACAGGTGGTATTAAAAACACCAGTGGATACAGTGCATCAATATATGATATTTAATCTTCATGTACAAgcaaatttattaatacacGTTTAATAATTCGCATCCGCTTGCGATCGCATTCAAATAATATCGTATTATGCCATACCTAATATAGACTGTAAATTGTATAATAAGGTGTGAACGAGCGCTCTCAAGGCAACACAAAAATCGGCGGCACTTCGGAATCTCATTCCAAGCTCCCTACTTCACTTGCACGTTGCATACGCTAGACTACTCAGATCGACCGACCACTAACAACGTAACTATAATTATCTAAACACGAGCGGCAGTAACAAATAAAACTCCATCGGGTTCCCCTCACGAGTTTCATTATAATGAATCGTTTAATGCTCACTTCAGTCGATCGAACAGTACAACAAGTAGGTCTCTTCTCGATAGGACATTTTTCTATTATGTATATAGATAAtctgtatattatataattctttCTCACTAATATCTACACCGTTTCCAAGGGTTACAATATATATAAACGCTCAATCATAGGTGTGGCTGAGAAGGTATATAGCGTAGTCTATCTAAATGTAGCGTTAGTTGACCGTTCACAGAGAATGTCGCGCGTTGTCTTCATAAGGCAGTATCGAGGTCTGTTCCGGGGGCGGGGCCCTAGTGCGTCCACTTGCTCCAAGTCTGGAAGGAAAGAAAACAGTTAGTTAACTCATGTTAGTGTGTTCATATTCAAGAAACAAAGGAATTGTTGTTACGGCTATGTTAAGTCTGCTCGGGCGTGGAAGTCCAAGCATATTATGTATCAGCTTATCCCCGGTTTCTTTTGAGGcggccaggtgcaggtacttacccCCACATAGAAAAgaatacagagtgttgcaaaaagggtatacaaaGCCGAAACTGGGCCACCAGTTTCGGAT includes:
- the LOC105389525 gene encoding alpha-2-macroglobulin receptor-associated protein isoform X2, which codes for MFRKGIPVVIFVIFLCSVLGENKYSRNANEKKKKSDVDFRTLEKPFRMNKLNILWTKAQHRLTEPKLKSLYSDLMIHDKEEITLKRVKSEGGDKEGLREAELRRKLTNIMASYNLREHFDDHKPMKDKEHAAHNSVLDEHINKSLFKDKKLNALWAKAETSGFSAEELQALKQEFQHHQDKIDQYYDLLETVDDPNADKEKEAYINALDQEEMERYNDIKYQVEEDNPYKDLSNKANLIRDKHRSLRDGLDRLHRIAAKGPNSKEFIEPKVQGLWKMAAASNFTVEELSSLKVELQHYESRLLKLRHLHIDHVAAAGDKMDHFDEQQQMIKKHTRKVEKMHADLEGRILQRHSEL
- the LOC105389525 gene encoding alpha-2-macroglobulin receptor-associated protein isoform X1, producing MFRKGIPVVIFVIFLCSVLGENKYSRNANEKKKKSDVDFRTLEKPFRMNKLNILWTKAQHRLTEPKLKSLYSDLMIHDKEEITLKRVKSEGGDKEGLREAELRRKLTNIMASYNLREHFDDHKPMKDKEHAAHNSVLDEHINKSLFKDKKLNALWAKAETSGFSAEELQALKQEFQHHQDKIDQYYDLLETVDDPNADKEKEAYINALDQEEMERYNDIKYQVEEDNPYKDLSNKANLIRDKHRSLRDGLDRLHRIAAKGPNSKEFIEPKVQGLWKMAAASNFTVEELSSLKVELQHYESRLLKLRHLHIDHVSNKEKYRSKVAAAGDKMDHFDEQQQMIKKHTRKVEKMHADLEGRILQRHSEL